From the genome of Paracidovorax avenae:
ACGACCTGGCTGCCCGTGGCCTGACCTCGAAGGTGGTGACCACGCGCGCCGAGTTCGAAACCGAAATGCGCTGCGGCCGCTACAACGTGTACTGGATCAGCGGCGGCGCGCAGAAGCTCGGCGACGTGGCCGTGCGCGAACTGCGCGAAGCCGCCCGCCGCGGCGCCGGCCTGCTGGTCGATGGCGCCACGGCGGACCGCGACGCGGTGCTGCTCGAGGCCATCGGCGTGCAGTCGCAGGGCACGTCCGGCCTGCAGGGCGCGGTCGCCACGCTCACCGGGCCGGTCTATCCGCAGGGCGGCGGGCTGCCCACGCAGGGCCGGCCGCAGCGCATGGCCGTGCAGGGCGCCACCGTCCAGGCCACGCTCACGGGCGGCGGTGTGGCGGTGGCCGGCCGTGCCATCGGCCGCGGCCGGGGCCTCGCCATGGCCTTCAGCCTGTCCACGCTGCTGGCGCGCCCCGGCGCAGGCACGGATGCATTCCTGGGCGCGTTCGTCAGCGACACGCTGCAGTACCTTACCGTGCCCGCCGTGAACACCCGCGTGCCCGGCAGCCTGCAGAGCCTGTCCACCGTGCTGCGCAACCCCGGCACCCAAGCCCTGCAGGTGACGGTGCGGGCGCGGTTGCCGCAGGGCGCGCAGGCCCTGGACGCCATTCCCGACGCCACCGGCAGCGTGGCGGGCGCTTCGGTCGTCGAATGGAGCGTGCCGCTCGCGGCCGGTGCTTCGACGCAGCTGATCCTGCACGCCACGGCCAACGCGCCAGGCCGCTACGACGTGCCGTGGGAGATCTCCGCGGTCGTGGCGGGCGCGTCCGGTGGGGCGCCCGCGGTGCAGACGCTCGCGCAGTCCTTCGAGATCCGCGACGCCATGAACCTGGCGCGCGACGCGCAGGCCGCGGCCGATGCGTTCGCGGCAGCGGGCGGCGGCAGCGCGGCGTCTTCCGCCCGCGATGCGGTCGCGTCCGCCGTGCAGTCCATGGGCCAGGGCCTGCCCGCGCAGAGCCTCGCCCCCTGGACCGCCGCCGCCGACGCCCTGCGCGGCGTGGCCGGCACGGGGGGCGACGCCGCGCGCGCCGCCATCGCCGAGGCACTGCAGTCCGCCCAGCGGCAACTGTGTGGCCAGTGGGCCTGCATCACCGGCGACCTGGATTTCCAGGTCCGCGGCCAGGCCGCCCGCGAGGTGCCCCTGCAGGACACCATCGTCGGCAGCCGCACGGTGTTCAACCGCTGCCCGCCGCAGATCAAGGACATCCCCGTCACCTCGCAGTGGGTGCTGCGGCGCACCGGCGCCACCGTGCAGCACCTGTGGGACAACCTCACGATCCCCGGCTACCAGAACAACCGCCGCGACAACGGCTGGCAGGCCCAGGGCCAGAACGGCGACGTGGTGGACGCCACCCTCACCGCCGAATGGCAGGGCCAGGTGCTGCACCTCGACCGCGACAGCTTCCGCATCGTCGTGCTTCCGCCCGTGCTGGCCGGAAGCGTCAGCGCCAGCCCGGCGCGGGCCCGCGCGGGGCAGAACGTGACCCTGTCGCGCACGGTGCGCAACAGCGGGGCCATGGGCAAGGATATTCCCGTGCAACTGCGCGTGGTCAACCTGACCCGGGGCACCGCCTCCGTTGCCTGGAGCCAGTCGATGACGCTGAATCCCGGCGAGACGAACAGCGGCAACGCCAACTGGCAGGTCCAGGGCGCGGCGGGCGACACGCTGCGCATCGAACTGGTCGCCACCGTGAACGGCACCGTGCAGGTGCTGGGCACGGCCGGCTTCGCCATCGAGCCCTGACCGGAGGCGGACGCACAGCATGCCAACGACACCGCACTGCATCTCAAAGAAATCGAGGGAGAACCCATCCATGCCATCGTCGAACACCCGCCATGCGTGGCGCCCGGTTCTGCGGCCCGTCGGCGGCTTTGTCATCGCGGCCCAGCTCGCGCTGGCGCTGCAGCCGCTGAGTGCGCTGGCGCAGGACGGCAGCGGCAACGCCGCCGCGTCCAGCCCGCTCGCCCAGTCGCAGCTGCGGCGCGCGGCGCAGTGGCAGCAGCGCGTGGAGACCGCGCGCGTCGCGCAGGCCCAGGCCGCCCAGCCGGCCGGCGCGCAGGCCAGCGAGCGCACCAGCCGCAACCTGGTGCGCGTGCATGACCTGGTGCGCAAGCTCGCGGGGCGTGCCGCAGCGCCGGACGTGGCGGGCCGCAAGAGCGCGGCCACCGCCATGCCATCCACCGCGCGGGCAGCCACCGCCGCGCCTGACGATGCCGACCGCGCGCAGATGGCCCAGCTGCTCGACGCCATCGATTCCGACACCGATGCCGTGCTGGCCGACTTCGAGGCCCAGGGCGCGGAACTGCGCGGGCGTGCCGTGGGCGCGGAAATCCTGGCCCGGCACGACGCGGCCCACACGGCCGTCCGCCTGCGCGCGGAAGAACTGCGCGGCCTGATCCGCCAATGGCGCCAGGCACCCGGCGATGCCGCCGTGCAGGCCCTGGCCGCCTATTTCGAGCGCTATCCCGCCGCCAAGCCCCAGGTGCCCACGGGCGCGGGACCGCTGCCCTGGAGCACACCGAAACCCACGGAACGCCTGCCTGCGGAAACCCGCGCCGCCTGGTACCGCCACACATACGCCGCCGAGGGTGTGCAGCTGGCCCAGGCCGGCTCCGGCCCGGGTGGACTGCATTTCGACATGCCGCCCGAGCCCGGCGAGGCACCGGTGGCCGACGACCTGGCGGCCACGCCCGAAGTCACCCTCACCGCCGCGATCCGCGCCAAGGCCGAGGAGCTGGGCCGCAACCCGGTGGACATCCAGAACTGGGTGCGCAACACCATCGAATGGGTGCCCACCTGGGGAGCCATCCAGAACGCCCAGGACACGCTGGACAAGCGGCGCGGCAACGCCATCGACATCGCCGGCCTGCAGATTGCCCTGCTGCGCGCGGCCGGCATTCCGGCCCGCTACCAGTTCGGCACCGTGCAGGTCCCCATCGCCCAGGCGATGAACTGGGTCGGCAACGCGCAGAACGCACAGGCCGCGCAGCAACTGATGGCGCAGGGCGGCATCGCCACGCGCCTGCTGGTGAGCGACGGCCAGCCCGTGGCCCTGCGCATGGAACACGCCTGGGTGCAGGCCTACGTGAACTGGGCACCCGCGCGCGGCTCGGTCAACGGCAGCGCCACGCAGCACCCGAACCCGCAGGGCCCGCTCAATGCCTGGGTGCCGCTGGATGCGAGCTTCAAGCAATACGACTATGCCGCCGGCATGGACCTGCAGGCCGCCGTGCCGCTCGATGCCCAGGCCCTGCTCGCCGCGGCGCAGAGCGGCGCCACCGTGAACGCGCAGGAAGGCTGGGTGCAGAACCTCAACCAGGCGGCCATCCAGGCCCGGATGGAGGATTACCAGGCGCGCCTGAAGGCCTACATCGACGGCCGCAAGCCCGATGCCACCGTGGGCGATGTCATCGGCCGCAAGATCGTGGCCCAAAGGGTGTCCAGCGTGCTCGTGGGTGTCACGCCCCTGGCGCGCGTCCAGGCCGCGCAGCAGGCCACTGCCGTGCCCGAGGCCCTGCGCCACCGCTTCCGCTACACCCTGTCGGACGCCTGGGGCAACGAACTGCTCATCTACACCCAGGCCACGAGCGAACTCGTGGGCCGCCGCTTCACCCTGGGCTACGAGCCGGCCGACACCGCGAGCGCGGACCTGATCGCCAGCTACCTGCCCAAGCCGCATGCGGACGGCAGCCCGATCCAGCCCAGCGAGCTGCCCACCAGCCTGCCGGGCTACCTGATCCGGCTCAAGCCGCGCCTGATGCTGGACGGCCAGGTGGTGGCGCAGGGCACGCAGGCCGTGACGATGGGGTCCGAACTGGTGGGCCAGGGCGGCTTCTCCGTGCTCGGCGATGCATCGCAACAATGGGACCTGAATTCGGACGCGAGCCATGTGGCGGGCCAGGCCACGGCCATCGGCATCAGCGCCGGAGGCATCAGCGCGCGGCAACTGGATGCCTTGAAGGACCGGCTGGAACAGGCCAAGGGCCTGCTGCAGGCCGGCAGCGTGGAAGGCCTGACGGGCGAGCGCCTGAGCGGCGACCTGCTCACCGCCGTGATCTGGAGCTGGTTCGCGGCCACGGAAAGCCACAGCCGGCTGAGCCAAAACGCCGCCGGCATGGTGGAGAACCCGGGGCTGAGCTACGGGCTGTTCCACGCGGTGGCGCAACCCGTGTACAGCTGGGGCGTGGTGCGGCGGGTGGAGTTCCCCGGCGTGAACATCGACATCGGGCACATGCGCAACCTGGCCTGGTCGCGGAGCAACGACAAGGCCCAATGGGTGGCGTACAACCGGATGCGGGGCCAGTACATGAGTGCGCTGGAGCACGCGGTGCCGGAGCGTTTCTTCAACGATCCGGCGAAATGCAACCTGGCAGGCAGCGCCAATCCGGTGGCCGGGCTGCCGGACTGCCCCCAGGGCATCAGCGCAGTGAAAGCGCTGGGGCTGGCTGCGCAGCAGGGCCAGAAGATCTACACGATCACGCCGCAGGTCTATGCGAACCAGCCCAACATCGTGAACACGGCGCTGGTGGCGCACAGCCCAAGCACGCGGGCAAAAGTGCAGGCGGCGCTGGACGAGGGCAAGGAGGTGACCATCCACGAGGCGCCGATTGCGCAGAGCGGGTGGGTGGGGGCGGGATTTACGGTGATCGAGGAGGGGACAGGGGCGGGGGCTTACACAATTGAAGGGGGCAGTAATGGAGGAGGCTTGTACGAGTTTATCGTTGGCGCAGGCATAGGCGCACTTTTGATTGCCTCCGGTCTTATTGTCGGCCAGGCGTTCAGTGCATTGATGCTTTCTACTTTTGGGCTAGGTCCTTTAATTTTGTTCTTGCTGTCAGTCGTATTGCTTGCTTTAGTTGTCTTAGTCGCATATACGTATTTGATGGAAGTGGGATCCCCCTGCTTTATTACTGGGCTTACGGTTTTTGCATCGATCCCTGCTATTAGATTGCCGAGTTATATGACTTGGGCTTTCTCGGCTTTTGGCTTTGCTGTGAGCGGAGATGCTGCTCTGTCGTGTGTCCGTTCTTGAATCGAGTAAACGCAATTTCATACTGGATGAATCATGAGCAATGTTGAAATAATTTGGTGGGCTGCATGTTTTATTGGTATTTTATTTTTGATATTTTATGATTTGCTTTGTTTGATTTTGCTGGTCTTTGCTTCAGGCTTGTTATTGGTTAAGTTTATTTTGTTTGAGGATAATTTTTTAAATTATATGATCAGGCTTGTTGTTGTTATTGTTTTTGGAGCGTTGGCAATCCGATCGAAGGTAGGTGGGGCGCCAGTGTTGTCTTCGTGTTTGTTTTTGTCATCGATGTGGATTTACGGATCAAGCCCAGATATTTTGATTTTCGGGGGCGTTTTGTTTGCTTTTGTAATGCCTATGATTTTCATGAAATTGCATGATTCTGGCGGGCCTGCGAATGTCTTTTTTTTAGGAATAAAAAAGGTAGATGAAGCCGCAAGCAGATTTTTTGTGCCTTCGTTTTGGATCGCTGCGATCTTCCCATTTGTAATGATTCTTCTAAATCGAAGAGGTATTTTTTGATGGGCGTGTATTTTTAAAATATATATGATGAACTGTTATTTTCGATTTGTAAGTAATATTTGGTGGGCCGTGGAGAAAGAATCAGGATGATGGCCCAACTCAGAGTTAAGGCCTGTGCCTCGGTGCCGTAGCAGGCTTCAGTGACTGGCAAGATGCAACTCGGCAGAGAGCGCCAGCCCGCCGGACTGCCCGCAAGGCAGCGCGGTGGGCGCTGGGGTTGGACGCTCAGCAGGGCCAGAAGATATACACGATTACGCCGCAGGTCTATGCTGCTCAACTCAGCATGGTGAACACGCTGATGGCGCACAGCCCGGTGCACTGAGACAAAATTTAGGCGGCGTTGAACGAGGGCAGGCAGGTGCCTATCCACGAGACGCCGATTGCGCAGAGCGGGTGGGCCGGGGCGGGGTTTGCGGTGCTTGACGAGGGGACGGGGGCGGGAGCCTACACGATCGAGGGCGGTAGTAACGGCGGATGGTTCTCTTGAGTGGGAGAGGCTGGTGGGGCCTTGCTCATTATTATTGGGCTGGCCTCGCTGTTGGCCAAGGTGGGCCTCATTGCTGCAATGACATTGTTCCTTGGCTGATGCTCCCAGTAGCCGCAATAACCTTGATTTCTATATATTTGGCCGGCGATGGATGGGATCCTAAGGGATGTGGAGGAATAGACTATTGTGATAGCCTTGACGCTATACAGATATTTTCTGCCTTAGCTGCAATGGCTGCTTTGCTTGGCGCAGGCTCTGTTGTAGGACTGGTGTTGGGGCTATATGTTTTCTATCAGATTACAAACGGCAAGTTTTTTATTAATAAAATGCTTTGATTTATGTATATCGAGATATTTTTCCTTGCGATATTTGTTGCTGTGTTATTTTGTCTTGAGAAAATTGTTGGGAAAAATTTCCATGCAGATTTCCGAGATGACGGCATAAGAATAACAAGAAAATTTGTTGTTCAAGATATTAAAGTCAATAAGATAAAGAAAATCAAGAAAAAAAGCTGCGCTGTGATATTTTGTGGTGACTTTGATGTATACGTGAGAGGGGTGAAGAAAAATATCGGTGTGATTGAAATCATGGAGAATAACGAATTTGATTTCGAAAAATTAAAAAAATATCTGATTTCTAAAGATTTTCGAGGTGAGGTAGTGACCTGATTTTTCATTTTTTCAGTGGGCTTTAGTTGGACGCGTGTCAAGTGGCGAGCCTACGCAACTGGATGCCTTGAAGGACCGGCTGGAACAGGCCAAGGGGGCTGCTGCAGGCCGGCAGCGTGGAAGGCTTGACGGGCGAGCGCATGAGCGGCGACCTGCTCACCGCCGTGATCTGGAACTGGTTCGCGGCCACAGAAAGCCACAGCCGGCTGAGCCAGCGCGCCGCCGGCAGTGCAACCTGGCAGGGAGCGCCAACCCGGTGGCCGGGTTGCCGGACTGCCCCCAGGGCATCAGCGCGGTGAAGGCGCTGGGGCTGGCGGCGCAGCAGGGCCAGAAGATCTACACGATCACGCCGCAGGTCTATGCGAGCCAGCCCAATATCGTGAACACGGCGCTGGTAGCGCACAGCCCGAGCACCCGGGCAAAAGTGCAGGCAGCGCTGGACGAGGGCAAGGAGGTGACCATCCACGAGGCGCCGATTGCGCAGAGCGGGTGGGGGATTAGGGTTTACGGTGGCTGAGGGGGACGCAAGGGGCATGGCGAGTGGCTTTGTACATGGTTTTTCTACCGCCGTGGTTATGTTAGAAACTGGTGTGAAAATCCTATCGGAATATTGAAAATCTGTACTAAAATGGATATTAAAAATATTGAAGGAATGGCCCTGTATGTTTCTGAAGCGCGCGAGATTGAGCACATGCTCATACCTCAAATAGCAATAGTTGGCGTTGAATCGGCATTGCTGAAGCTTGCTGAGTTGTTGAAAGAGATGAAAGTTGAGGGAAATGAAGTGGTTCGATTGAAAACCAGCTTCGATGAGCATGAAGGGGAGATGGTTTTGAGGGTGTATGGGAAATCTTGTTCTGATTCGAATGAATTTCAGTTGCCGGAAAACTTTGCGTGGATTTGTCCGTTAAGAGGGGTTGAAATTGACTATTGCGAGAGGCCCGCGTTTGGCCTTGACCTCAGATCTGATAACGAGCAGCGGGTTCTGTTTTCAATGAGTGAGATTGCTGCCAACTTAATTGGCAAATTGCTCGATTTTTTTGTGTCTGAAAAGGGGGTGGATAGATTTCCCCTGGAACATGATGGTTATATGCCGTCTATCTCTCCTTTGAGTTACGAGCTTATTTTTCTCAAAGCTGGCTCGATGCCTGGTAGGAATATGCTTGCACGGCGATTAAATGCTGGGTTTGCTTGTTGAGTAGTTGGTCTTGCGACTGAGGTGGAATAATTTCAACTGATAAACATTATTTTCAATGATGAAATATTTAGCTCCATCCATAAGCCTCTTTCTTCTTGGATTCGCATCTTTGGGCTTGAATGAGAAAAGACGTAGAAAAGCGGCAACCAAAAAGGATTATTTGTTATATTTTTTATCGTTATTGTTGTTTGTTGTGGTGGTGTTTAATGAAGATGTACGGGAGTTTGGTGCGAAAATAAGGTAAGGACCTGGGTTGGAAAGTTATGTGTCCAAATGGTTGGTTGGTAACCTCGCTTAAATCAATGGATTGCCGGTATATGGGGGCTATTATGAAGGTGGTTTTCGCTTCGATTTTTTGCTTGTCATTGTCTGCAAACTATTTTGCATGGGAATGTTTGGCTCAGCCCTGGGATTTCTTTGTAATGGTAATTTGTGTGGTGGTTGCTTGGTCGGCTTTTGGAAAACTGGTTAAACCATCTAGAGATGTAAAAATGAATAATGGTGGCGGGCCGCACTGATTAATTGAGAACAGCAGCAGGGAGGACGTCGTTTCTTTTTCCTGCACGGAAGGTTGTTATGGTGGAAGGGGGTGATTTTTGTTGAATACCAAGTGTCATGGTGGCGATTTGCTGATATGAGTTTGGTGCATTGAATATGAATGAGTATTTTGGTTCAACGCTCTATCAATGGACAAAAATATACCCTCTGGTTAGTATTTTGCTGTTCTTCCTTGAATTCAGTGTTGGGCTGAGAGGCGGTTCGCATGGCTGGATGGCTTTTTTGGTTTTGATATTGATTTCGACTGTGTGTCTTCTGCTGGATGGGTTTTTCTACGGTGCTTTACAGGTGCTGGCATTGATTTTTGGAAGCTGCTATTACTACCGCCTTGGTAGAAAAAAGTCTGCATTGGGGTAAATATGATTCTGGCCTACGTGTTCCCCTGCGGTGGTGCAGCCAGTGTGAGGAGCCTTCATGGGATTTGCATTGGTTACGTTGAAATCGGGAGGTGAAATCATGCATGCGTCTGACAAGAATGCTGGTAAGTACGGACTGTTTGTTCTGTTGCTTACGGTGATGGTGGGTATTTGGGGCGGGGATTTGTATTCTTTCAGGGGCCTGATTTTTCTGTGCTGTGCATTTGGAGGATTGCTGATTTTTTTGGATACCTATAAAAGAGTGCCTAAATAATCAGCAGCTTGCAGTGAACGCAATCTCCGACCGAGCCGGAACCGCGCCGGCATGGGGGAAAGCCGAGGGCTGGGCCAGGGCTGCACTGTTGTCCTTCAGGGAATCGGCGCGATGAAGGCGCTGGGCTGGGGCTGGCAGCCCAGCAGGGCCAGGGCATTTACACGATCACGCTGTAGGTCCGTGCAATCAACTCGGCATAGTGAACTCTTTACTTGTGCGCACACGGATATTTCTTCTTGAAATTAAATTGATATACATTGAATCTATGAAGAAATTTTTGACTTATCTGCTGCCGCTCGTGATTATTGCAGCAGGGGCGAGTATTTCATATTTCATTGGTGGTTTTTTTTGCTTTTGGAAAAATTGACATATACGCCGTAATTGCAGTGGTGG
Proteins encoded in this window:
- a CDS encoding transglutaminase family protein — protein: MPSSNTRHAWRPVLRPVGGFVIAAQLALALQPLSALAQDGSGNAAASSPLAQSQLRRAAQWQQRVETARVAQAQAAQPAGAQASERTSRNLVRVHDLVRKLAGRAAAPDVAGRKSAATAMPSTARAATAAPDDADRAQMAQLLDAIDSDTDAVLADFEAQGAELRGRAVGAEILARHDAAHTAVRLRAEELRGLIRQWRQAPGDAAVQALAAYFERYPAAKPQVPTGAGPLPWSTPKPTERLPAETRAAWYRHTYAAEGVQLAQAGSGPGGLHFDMPPEPGEAPVADDLAATPEVTLTAAIRAKAEELGRNPVDIQNWVRNTIEWVPTWGAIQNAQDTLDKRRGNAIDIAGLQIALLRAAGIPARYQFGTVQVPIAQAMNWVGNAQNAQAAQQLMAQGGIATRLLVSDGQPVALRMEHAWVQAYVNWAPARGSVNGSATQHPNPQGPLNAWVPLDASFKQYDYAAGMDLQAAVPLDAQALLAAAQSGATVNAQEGWVQNLNQAAIQARMEDYQARLKAYIDGRKPDATVGDVIGRKIVAQRVSSVLVGVTPLARVQAAQQATAVPEALRHRFRYTLSDAWGNELLIYTQATSELVGRRFTLGYEPADTASADLIASYLPKPHADGSPIQPSELPTSLPGYLIRLKPRLMLDGQVVAQGTQAVTMGSELVGQGGFSVLGDASQQWDLNSDASHVAGQATAIGISAGGISARQLDALKDRLEQAKGLLQAGSVEGLTGERLSGDLLTAVIWSWFAATESHSRLSQNAAGMVENPGLSYGLFHAVAQPVYSWGVVRRVEFPGVNIDIGHMRNLAWSRSNDKAQWVAYNRMRGQYMSALEHAVPERFFNDPAKCNLAGSANPVAGLPDCPQGISAVKALGLAAQQGQKIYTITPQVYANQPNIVNTALVAHSPSTRAKVQAALDEGKEVTIHEAPIAQSGWVGAGFTVIEEGTGAGAYTIEGGSNGGGLYEFIVGAGIGALLIASGLIVGQAFSALMLSTFGLGPLILFLLSVVLLALVVLVAYTYLMEVGSPCFITGLTVFASIPAIRLPSYMTWAFSAFGFAVSGDAALSCVRS